In the Longimicrobiaceae bacterium genome, TCTCCCGCTTGCGGGGGAGGGGCCGGGGGAGGGGGCATCTCTCCGCAGCCCCACCACCTCAGCACCACGCGTACCTCTACCGAAAAACCACCGGAAACGGCGCGATTTCCGAACGCCGGATCGATGACACGACGGCATACAACCTCCACGGCGCCCTCAGCCCGACCTGGCAGAGGCGCCGTGTGTCGTGCTCGGGATTGCGCTTGCAAGCCGCCGGGCGGCTCAGGTGGTGGCGAGCGAGGGCGATGGCGGGACGGCGGAGATGAAGCGGCGGACCTCTTCGACCACGCGGTGCGGGGCGACGGGCTTGAGCAGGAAGCCCGCACAGCCCGCCTCGGCGGCCTCGGCGCGCACGGTGCCCAGGGCGTGCGCGGTGAGCGCGACCACGGGGATGCCCGCCGTGCGCGCGTCCAGCTTGAGGCGGCGCGTCACCTCCAGCCCGTCGAGCACGGGGATGGAGATGTCCATCAGGATCAGCGCCGGCCGCACGCATGTGGCCCGGTCCACGGCTTCGAGGCCGTCGCACGCCTCCACCACCACGAAACCGTGGTGCTCCAGGATGATGCGGTAGATGAGGCGGTTGTCGTCGTTGTCCTCGACGAGCAGGATGGTGCTTGCCACGTGAAGGATGCCGGCTGGGGAGCTTCGGCCCGGCGCCGGAGCGGCGGCGGGCGTGTGCCGGAGCACGGGCCGGGAGGCCCGTTCGGCACGACGGAAGAGGGTTGCGATGCAATGGGTTGCGCGGATTGCAAGATGCCGTGATCGAAGGGGCGCCACAAGGCGTTCCGGTAGCACGCGCGGAACGTGGTTTGCAGGTGTGACAGGTGGATGGAACAGTGGCATCCCTGGCGCGGAAACATTCGGCGCCGTGGCCAGGTGTTTGCACGTCACCGCGCGCCGGTTTGCGAAGTCGCATGCCGGCACGCGGCGCCAGGAGCCCTCCCCGGCTCCCGGCCGCGGGGGGTGCAAGACCTCCCGCGGGCCCGTTTCTCCACGGGGATGGAATCTCCCTGAATGTCGCCAGACAGCTCGATCCGCAAGTTCGTAGAAGGCCTTCGCGTGCGCGCCCACGACCTGGGCGAGCGCGCCGACGGGTCGTCTCCCGAGGCGCGCCCGCTCGTACGCGAGGCGATCTCGGACCTCCAGGTCGCCCTCGAGGAGCTTCAGGTCACCGCCGAGGAGCTGCGGGTGCAGGGCGAGGCCCTGGCCGAGATGCAGGGCGACGCCGAGGCCGACCGCGCCCGCTTCGCCGACCTCTTCCGCTTCTCGCCCGACGCCACCGTCGCCACCGACCCGCAGGGCCTGATCCGCGCCGCCAACGTGGCCGCGGCGCAGCTGCTG is a window encoding:
- a CDS encoding response regulator; this encodes MASTILLVEDNDDNRLIYRIILEHHGFVVVEACDGLEAVDRATCVRPALILMDISIPVLDGLEVTRRLKLDARTAGIPVVALTAHALGTVRAEAAEAGCAGFLLKPVAPHRVVEEVRRFISAVPPSPSLATT